Genomic DNA from Leptospirillum ferriphilum:
TAAAAAGTCGTCCGTGGGGCCCGTTCTGATGCATGCAAGCTACCTTGTCAACACGGCGACCTCCGACCCGGAGAAGAGGAAAAAATCCGCTCGCGCTCTCAAGGAGGACTGGGTCCTTGCGAATCGCCTGGGAGTCTATGGTCTTGTTCTTCACCCCGGCTCCGCAGCAGGGCAATCGGACGCTGCTGCCATCCGTCTTTCGGCTAAGATGATCCGGGACACCGTTGACATGGAAAAAGGGGGGAGCACCCGTCTTTTGCTTGAAAACACGGCGGGTGGAGGACGGACACTGGGACGGGATCCCGGGACGATGAAGCAACTTGTCGAGAGAATTGACAGACCGGAAAAGGTCGGGCTTTGTCTGGACTCCTGCCATCTCCTCGCTTCAGGGGCCGAACTCCGGAATCCGCGTTCCTGCGAGGAGGTTCTCTTGTCCTGGACAGAGGCTGCCGGCCCGGGAGGGATCCGGGCGTGGCATCTGAACGATGCCCTTTTCGAACGGGGGTCCGGACGGGACCGGCATGCGCATATTGGAAAAGGGTCCATTGGTCTGTGGTTTTTCTGGAACCTTCTGCGAGACCGCCGCTATACAGGAATACCGAAGGTTCTGGAAACTCCGAAGACGGACGATGTCCGGGAAGACCGTCTGAATCTCGGCATCCTCGAAAAATTGTCCCGTCAGGAGACCTTTTGGCCGGAAGATCCCGCAATCGTCGACTGCCTGGCGGAGCTGGAGACGGTCGCCTGATATGGACTTTCTCCGCAGGAAGATGCTGGATCTCTTTCAGTCCATGGGGGATTTTGCACTCATGGTCTCAAAGAGCTTCCGTTACATGGTCACCCATTTTCGCACCGGAGACACCTTGATCCAGATGGACCGGATCGGGGTCGGGTCCATTCCGATCGTTTTTCTTGCCAGCATTTTCGCC
This window encodes:
- a CDS encoding deoxyribonuclease IV, whose amino-acid sequence is MTADCGSMTRTTLRSLFLGTHVSIRGGLVLSLERGETLGCGSIQIFSHSSRTWDLPSIPDGEVHAFVSRHKKSSVGPVLMHASYLVNTATSDPEKRKKSARALKEDWVLANRLGVYGLVLHPGSAAGQSDAAAIRLSAKMIRDTVDMEKGGSTRLLLENTAGGGRTLGRDPGTMKQLVERIDRPEKVGLCLDSCHLLASGAELRNPRSCEEVLLSWTEAAGPGGIRAWHLNDALFERGSGRDRHAHIGKGSIGLWFFWNLLRDRRYTGIPKVLETPKTDDVREDRLNLGILEKLSRQETFWPEDPAIVDCLAELETVA